In Pirellulales bacterium, the genomic stretch CAAGCCGAGCTCGGCAGCGTTGGCCGCGACCTGTCGAGCGGCGCGGTCCGGCTGTCCTTCCGCCGGATAAATGTCAACTTCCCACAGCATCACGAATGCGCTTGGCCTCCGCTAATAGCCGCTTCAGAGCGGCGGGCTTGTCGTTTTTCAATGCCGCCTTGAATCTTGCTATCGTTTTCTCAAACCGGGCGAGCGACTTCAAGACGTTCCGCCGATTCGCCAACAGAATCTGTTGCCATAGCTCGGCGTCGCCCGCGGCAATCCGCGTGGTATCGCGCCAACCGCCGGCCGCCAAATCGAGGCGATCTTGCGGCGTGCTCCGGGCGACTGCCGATGCCACAAGGTGTGGCAAATGGCTGATCGCCGCCACGGCTTCGTCGTGTTCCTCGGGGCTCATCGTGACCACGCGAGCGCCCAGCGAGGACCAAAATTCACGCGCATCCCGCACGACTTTTGGCGGCGTTTGCTCGATCGGCGTGACAATCGCCACGCGGCCTTCGAACAAGTCCGCCGACGCAAACGCCACGCCCGCCTTCTCTCCGCCCGCCAAGGGATGGCCACCGACAAACCGGATGTGCGGCCGAATCGAGTTTTCCAGCTCGCGAACCATTGCCGCTTTCGTGCTGCCGGCATCGGTCACGAGTGCTCGCGAAGAAAAATGTCGCTGTGCTTCTTGAATTGCCGAAACAATCCGGTCGACGGGCGTGGCGAAGACCACCAAATCCGCCTTTTCGACGGCCGCGGCGAGCTCGAGCGTGGTTTCGCTGACCGCGCCGGTTTCGAGCGCTCTGCCAAGCGACGCGTCGCTTCGTCCGACGCCGATCACCCGGCCCGCCAATCCACGGGAGCGCAATGCCAGACCGATCGAGCCTCCGATCAGCCCCACGCCGACAATTGCAACCGTATTCCAACGCGGCATGCTGCTAACATCAATCGAGTTTGAAACGCGAGCCTTACCGCTGGGCGGCGGCCGAGCGCCACAGAGTCGCGGTCTACGAGGGCGTTTTGTACCATATAAAAGGTCGGGACGTGGAGGGGGCTCAACCGCCAATCTTCGAGAATCGTTATGCCGAACGACATCCTGCCCTCGTTGGAATTGCCGGCGACCGGGCCGATCTTCGGACCGCTCGTGGCGGCCGCTCCACTGAACGAACTTGGTCCGGGTCGCGCGGTTGCCGCCGCCGCGAAGAAGCTCCAAAGCCTATCGCTCGACGAGGCGTTCGCTCCGCATCGGATCGTCGATGCGGAGATGGCGGAAGCCTGTTTGGCCGGCCTGTGGCTCATGTACGATCATCTCGACGAATCGCACACGATCAGCCAATCGATCGAAACCCCCACGGGCAGCTATTGGCACGCGATTTTGCATCGTCGCGAAGGGGATTTCAGCAACTCGAAATACTGGTTTCATCGCGTGGCCGCGCATCCGGTGTTCGGGCCGCTGGCGGAGGCCGCGCGACAGATTGCATCGCAACCATCATTCACCGACGGCGAACCTGGTCGAAATGCGGTCGGCCTGTTTGGCAATTCCGCCGGCGGCGGTTGGAACCCGTTTCGCTTTGTCGATCTGTGCGAAGCGCAACTGCGGAGCCGGTCGCCGATCGAACAACCATGCCGGCTGATTCAGCAGCAAGAATGCCGGCTGTTGTTCGAGTTTTGCTACCGGCGGGCGATTGAATTATCATAGCTTCGGCTTGAGAGCGAATGCTCGCCGCTCGCCCACCACGCTTCCATTTACACCATAAACCCCCTCACCATCGATGCCCCGAATGCACAGTCGAGCGAATCCAACCATTGCCGTGGAACGACCATCGAAGCCCGTTGTTGCCAGATGCGGCGTGACTTCGCGCTTCGCGATAGGGGTTCGCATTTCAATTTTGCTCGCAGTTTCCGCGGTTTTGCTTGCCTGCGGCGCCACCCCGCGCACGGCGCAAGCGGAAGACGCGGCCGAACCGGGGATCGCCAAAGAGCCGCCAAAGGAAGGGCGCTTCATCAAGATCGATCGCGGCTACATGGTTCCCTACAACGCGACGATACCGGGCACAACGGTGCAATTCGAGATGGTGCCGATCGCGGCTGGCACGTTCACGATGGGGAGCCCGCCGACCGAGAAAGGCCGAAAGCCGGACGAAGGGCCGCAATTCAAAGTGCAGGTCGATGCGTTTTGGATGGGGAAATATCCGGTCACGTGGGCCGAGTACAAGGAGTTCATGAAGCTGGCCGATATGTTCAATACCTTCGGCGCCGCGAAGCCGCCGTTGCGACAGTTGACCAAAGACAATCAGGCCGACGCCGTAACCGCCCCCTCGAATCTGTACGACCCCACATTTACCTTCAAGCAGGGGGCCAAGCCGCGGCAGCCGGCCGTCACGATGTCGCAATATGCCGCCAAGCAATACACCAAATGGTTGAGCCGGATCAGCGGCCAGTTCTATCGGCTTCCGAGCGAGGCCGAATGGGAATATGCCTGCCGGGCCGGCACCACGACGGCCTACTACTTTGGCGACGATCCGAAGGATCTCGGCAAATACGCCTGGTATTTCAAGAATTCGCACGATACGGCCCACGAGGTCGGCCAAAAACCGCCGAATCCGTGGGGACTCTACGACATGTGCGGCAACGTGAGTCAATGGACATTGGACGCGCCGCTGGCCGACGGTTACAAAAAATTCGCCGGCAAAAGTGTCTCGTGGAAAGAGGCGATCGTTTGGCCGACGAAATTGTTTCCACGCGTTTTGCGGGGCGGTAATTGGGACTCCGATGCGGTCGATTGCCGCTCCGCCGCGCGCCGCTTTTCGGCCGACGACGACTGGCGTGAAACCGACCCGAACAGCCCGAAAAGCCCGTGGTGGTTTACCGAGCCCGAGGCATTGTCGGTGGGCTTTCGCGTGATTCGGCCGCTCGCCCCCGCCCCTCCAGCAGAGCGGGCAAAGTATTGGAACGCCGACGTCGATTCGATCGTCGACGATACGAAAGACCGTCTCGATCAAGGCCGCGGCGCGATCGGCCCCGTCGATCCGAAGCTCCCCGCCGACTACAAGAGCCTCGATCAACACCGGCACTAAATATCGATCGAAAATTAGCTTCTCCGCAGTGCTCTCTCCCCTCGCGGCAGAGGGCAGGCTGAGGGATGTTCAGAAGCGGAAGCTGTTTTTCGGTCGAAACCAAACGACCGCCGAGCATTGGTCGGCCGCGCCTTATGCCGTCTGCATCGCCAGCGCCTTCCGCACGCCGACGTACGACATTCGCGCTTTCAGGCACGTTTGCCGAAATGCCTCCGGCCGCGACACGCCCGCGAGGCGAAAGGTTTCGACGTCGCCTCGGCGAAACACCAGATCGCCGGCGTTATACCATTCTTGTCCGGGCAACACGGCGATCTCGATCTTGTCGAACCGATCGAGATCCACGAACCGCGTGAATTGCGGATTGATACCCGCCATGATGCCGACCCGGCGATTCGTCAGCCGATAGCGCTGCACATTGAACGGCAAGCGAATCGAGAAATACAGCAGCGGCCCGACCGGCATCGCCAAAAGTGTCATGAAGCGGCCGACCGTGAAGATCCAAAATCCGGCGGAGATCGCCATGAGCCGGCCGAGAAATCGGCCTGGGCCGCTGCACGCCACCGATGGCCAGACCGTCATGACGGTCACTTCGCCCAATTCGGGCGGCGCGACGCCGGCAATCGCTTGTTTCATGGGAAGGCTGGGAGGCTTGAGGCTGGGAGGCTTGAGGCTGTGAGGCTTGAGGCTGTGCGGTACGGTCGAAGCAGATTATCAAACTGTATGCGCCAGTTCCAGCCCCGATCGAAGGCGATCCAGCGGCCGGTAGTGGTCCAAAGTTGCGTTGATGCAAATTCTCACGGGCGAGACGCGGCTATTCGGATTGTCGCCCCTGGTTCATCGAACGACCAGACATGATCGGCGACCCGCCAACGTAGCCGCCGTCGGTCGTAGCCTGCCGTTGGTCGCTTTGTGCCGAGCCTGCCAGCAGTAGTTATACCAAGCCGCGAACATGGAAAATGTCGTTTCGAGATCGGCGAGCGTCTTTGAGAAGCGCAGGGTCATCGACTTCTTGAGCGCGGCGCTTGAAATGTCGATCCGCACTCACGACAATCAGGTGAAACGGGCGCCGGCCCACGGCGATCGCGCTTGATCGAATCGATATCCGAGAGCCACACAATAATGCTTGAAAATGCGAAAGCCGCTCGGCCGATTCGAGCCCGTTGCGGCGTGAGCGGTTCGCTCTTCGCGGTGGCGCTGCTTGCGCTCGTCGTTTCGCCGCCCGGTTTGAAAACTGCCGACGGCGCGGCGGACAACGCGGCGGAAAGTGGCTCCAAATCCGCGCCCGGCGCGGCGAGTCGGGCGGCGCCCGGCGCGCTGCCGGCAAGCGCCCCGGCGAGGCCCAATATCCTGTTCTGTTTCGCCGACGATTGGGGCCGCTATGCAAGCATTTATGCGGAATTGGATAAGCAGCCCTCGATCAACCAGGTGCTCAAGACGCCGGTGATCGACAGCGTGGCCCGCGAGGGAATGATCTTCAAAAACGCGTTCGTCACCGCCCCGAGTTGCACGCCCTGCCGCAGTTCGCTGCTCTCTGGGCAATATTTCTTTCGCACCGGCCGCGGGGCGATTCTGCAGGGGGCGGTGTGGGATTCGACGATCCCCAGTTATCCGCTTTTGCTCCGCGAGGCAGGCTACCATATCGGCAAGAGCTATAAGGTGTGGAGTCCCGGCGCCCCGGCCGACGCGCCCTACGGCGGCCAACTCTATGCCTATGAAAAGGCGGGCAGCGATTTCTGCCGCTTCTCCGAACGCGCCACCGCGATGGTCCGTCGTGGAATGACGTTCGACGCGGCCAAGCAACAAATCCTGGCCCAAGTGCGCGCCAATTTCGACGCCTTCCTCGCCGATCGCAAGCCCGGTCAGCCGTTCTGCTATTGGTTCGGCCCGACGCTCACGCACCGCCCGTATCAAAAAGGCTCGGGCAAGGCCCTTTGGGGAATCGACCCCGATTCCGTCCGCGGCAAGCTGCCCAAGTTTCTCCCCGACGTGCCGGAAGTCGAGGCTGATTTCACCGACTACATGGGCGAAATCCAGGCTTGGGACGCCGGCGTCGGCGTGTTGCTCAAGCGGCTCAAGGAAACCGGCGAGCTCGATCATACGCTGGTGATCATCAGCGGCGACCACGGCATGCCCGGCGTGCCAGGCGGCAAATGCAATCTCTACGATTTCGGCCTCGGCGTTGCGCTCATTGCCCGCGGCCCGGGCATCCAAGCCGGCCGCGTGGTCGACGACTTCGTGAATCTGGTCGATCTCGCGCCGACGTTTCTCGAAGTCGGCGGAGTGAAACGCCCTGACGTGATGACCGGCCACAGTTTTCTGAACGTGCTGCACGCCGAGCGGTCGGGGCAGATCGATCCGGGCCGCACGTGGGTCGTCACCGGCCGCGAACGGCACGTGGCCGCGGCGCGGGAAGGGAATTTGCCCTATCCGCAGCGGGCCTTGCGAACGAAGGATTTCCTTTATATCCGCAACTTCGCCCCCGATCGCTGGCCGATGGGCAGCCCGAAATTCACGAACACGTCCGACATGCCGTCGATCGACGCTTTGGAGCGCGACACGATGGTGGCCTTCGCCGACATGGATGCCAGCCCGACGAAAGCATGGCTGGTGCATCGATTCGGCGAAGAGGATTGGGAGTGGCACTACAATTACGCCTTCGGCAAACGGCCGGCCGAGGAGCTGTACGACTTGCGATCGGACCCGGAGCAAATGCTCAACCGCGCCGACGACCCGGCGTATGCGGAGCAGAAGCATAAATTGGCTGCGCAGCTCATGAAGGTGCTAACCGACGCGAAGGACCCGCGCGTGCTAGGCGACGGCAAAACGTTCGACCGCCCCCCCTTCGCCGGCCCCCCGTCCCGCCCCCGCCAACAGCGGCCGCCCGCGAAGATTCAAAAGGATCCGGGCAAGTAACCTCTGGCGCGCTCGACGCATCTCAAGATGTGGTCCGCGCTGCCGATCCGCTGCCCGCCCACCGC encodes the following:
- a CDS encoding prephenate dehydrogenase/arogenate dehydrogenase family protein, with translation MPRWNTVAIVGVGLIGGSIGLALRSRGLAGRVIGVGRSDASLGRALETGAVSETTLELAAAVEKADLVVFATPVDRIVSAIQEAQRHFSSRALVTDAGSTKAAMVRELENSIRPHIRFVGGHPLAGGEKAGVAFASADLFEGRVAIVTPIEQTPPKVVRDAREFWSSLGARVVTMSPEEHDEAVAAISHLPHLVASAVARSTPQDRLDLAAGGWRDTTRIAAGDAELWQQILLANRRNVLKSLARFEKTIARFKAALKNDKPAALKRLLAEAKRIRDAVGS
- a CDS encoding formylglycine-generating enzyme family protein, with the protein product MLAVSAVLLACGATPRTAQAEDAAEPGIAKEPPKEGRFIKIDRGYMVPYNATIPGTTVQFEMVPIAAGTFTMGSPPTEKGRKPDEGPQFKVQVDAFWMGKYPVTWAEYKEFMKLADMFNTFGAAKPPLRQLTKDNQADAVTAPSNLYDPTFTFKQGAKPRQPAVTMSQYAAKQYTKWLSRISGQFYRLPSEAEWEYACRAGTTTAYYFGDDPKDLGKYAWYFKNSHDTAHEVGQKPPNPWGLYDMCGNVSQWTLDAPLADGYKKFAGKSVSWKEAIVWPTKLFPRVLRGGNWDSDAVDCRSAARRFSADDDWRETDPNSPKSPWWFTEPEALSVGFRVIRPLAPAPPAERAKYWNADVDSIVDDTKDRLDQGRGAIGPVDPKLPADYKSLDQHRH
- a CDS encoding PH domain-containing protein — translated: MKQAIAGVAPPELGEVTVMTVWPSVACSGPGRFLGRLMAISAGFWIFTVGRFMTLLAMPVGPLLYFSIRLPFNVQRYRLTNRRVGIMAGINPQFTRFVDLDRFDKIEIAVLPGQEWYNAGDLVFRRGDVETFRLAGVSRPEAFRQTCLKARMSYVGVRKALAMQTA
- a CDS encoding sulfatase: MLENAKAARPIRARCGVSGSLFAVALLALVVSPPGLKTADGAADNAAESGSKSAPGAASRAAPGALPASAPARPNILFCFADDWGRYASIYAELDKQPSINQVLKTPVIDSVAREGMIFKNAFVTAPSCTPCRSSLLSGQYFFRTGRGAILQGAVWDSTIPSYPLLLREAGYHIGKSYKVWSPGAPADAPYGGQLYAYEKAGSDFCRFSERATAMVRRGMTFDAAKQQILAQVRANFDAFLADRKPGQPFCYWFGPTLTHRPYQKGSGKALWGIDPDSVRGKLPKFLPDVPEVEADFTDYMGEIQAWDAGVGVLLKRLKETGELDHTLVIISGDHGMPGVPGGKCNLYDFGLGVALIARGPGIQAGRVVDDFVNLVDLAPTFLEVGGVKRPDVMTGHSFLNVLHAERSGQIDPGRTWVVTGRERHVAAAREGNLPYPQRALRTKDFLYIRNFAPDRWPMGSPKFTNTSDMPSIDALERDTMVAFADMDASPTKAWLVHRFGEEDWEWHYNYAFGKRPAEELYDLRSDPEQMLNRADDPAYAEQKHKLAAQLMKVLTDAKDPRVLGDGKTFDRPPFAGPPSRPRQQRPPAKIQKDPGK